In Miniphocaeibacter halophilus, the following proteins share a genomic window:
- the mraZ gene encoding division/cell wall cluster transcriptional repressor MraZ, with translation MFIGEYQHNLDTKGRLTMPSKFRDELGEEFFITKGMDNCLFVFPEDEWVKMDEKINGLKLSRKETRGLARLFYAGAISVSLDKMGRVLLPQTLRKYAGLNKEAIIIGVSSRVEIWDKEAWETYNDDDNLNYDILTEKMTDIDF, from the coding sequence ATGTTTATTGGTGAATATCAACATAATTTAGATACAAAAGGCCGATTAACTATGCCATCAAAGTTTAGAGACGAGTTAGGAGAAGAATTTTTCATCACAAAAGGAATGGATAACTGTTTATTTGTTTTTCCAGAAGATGAATGGGTTAAGATGGATGAAAAAATAAACGGACTTAAATTATCCAGAAAGGAAACAAGGGGTCTTGCTAGATTGTTTTATGCAGGTGCAATAAGTGTTTCTTTAGATAAAATGGGAAGAGTATTATTGCCACAAACATTAAGAAAATATGCAGGACTAAATAAAGAAGCCATAATAATAGGAGTTTCTTCAAGAGTAGAAATATGGGATAAAGAAGCTTGGGAAACATATAACGATGATGATAATTTAAACTATGACATTTTAACTGAAAAAATGACAGACATAGATTTTTAG
- the hflX gene encoding GTPase HflX, with translation MKEKIIAVTVKLPNTKIDYNNRINELKNLIIANKGEVVSEVVSSRKFIDSSLYIGKGKAEEIKFLAEELEADTIVFNNDLSGSQLKNLSDLIDKKIIDRTSLILDIFANRTRSKESKLQVQLAQMEYMLPRLVGFRKNLSKASAGIGTRGLGEQKLELDRRKISKEINRIKKKLEKIESTRIINSKNRVDSKIPIVSLVGYTNAGKSTIGNELTNFYKKEQSEVFAKKNMLFMTLDTTTRKGVLPSGLEFLIADTVGFIEDIPTNLIEAFKSTLEEIKYSDCILNIIDSSSENIEEQIETTYEILNSLEILDIPIINVFNKTDIKKEMVYNKDILLDNNIYISAYNKNDIEILLHEIEKTLEYKYVNINMDLSYDRKNQNIVRELKDKGYNLFVDYGEYINIKAKVLKSEKELFLKYFKE, from the coding sequence ATGAAAGAAAAAATAATAGCTGTAACAGTAAAGTTACCAAATACAAAAATCGATTATAATAATAGAATAAATGAATTAAAAAACTTGATTATAGCAAATAAGGGAGAAGTTGTTTCGGAAGTAGTTAGTTCGAGAAAATTCATCGATAGCTCATTATATATAGGGAAGGGAAAAGCTGAAGAAATAAAATTTTTAGCTGAAGAACTAGAGGCCGATACTATTGTATTCAATAATGATTTAAGTGGCTCCCAATTAAAAAATCTAAGTGACTTAATCGATAAGAAGATAATTGATAGAACTAGTTTAATTTTAGATATTTTTGCAAATAGAACTAGAAGTAAAGAATCTAAGCTACAGGTCCAATTAGCACAAATGGAATATATGTTACCTAGATTAGTAGGCTTTAGGAAAAATCTGTCAAAAGCAAGTGCAGGAATTGGAACAAGAGGACTAGGAGAGCAAAAACTAGAACTAGATAGAAGAAAAATATCTAAAGAAATAAATAGAATAAAGAAGAAGCTTGAAAAAATAGAATCTACTAGAATTATAAATAGTAAAAATAGGGTTGATTCTAAAATACCTATTGTATCTTTAGTAGGTTATACAAACGCAGGAAAATCTACAATTGGAAATGAATTAACCAACTTTTATAAAAAAGAACAGTCTGAGGTATTTGCAAAGAAAAATATGTTGTTTATGACTCTTGATACAACAACTAGAAAAGGTGTATTACCTAGTGGATTAGAATTCTTAATTGCTGATACTGTAGGGTTTATAGAGGATATTCCAACTAATTTAATTGAAGCTTTCAAAAGTACATTAGAAGAAATAAAATACTCTGATTGTATTTTAAATATAATAGATTCTTCTAGTGAAAACATAGAGGAACAAATAGAAACAACTTATGAAATTCTAAATAGTTTGGAAATTTTGGATATACCTATTATTAATGTATTTAATAAAACAGATATAAAAAAAGAAATGGTTTATAACAAGGACATTCTATTGGATAATAATATCTATATTTCTGCCTATAATAAAAATGATATAGAAATATTATTACATGAAATAGAAAAGACTTTAGAATATAAATATGTGAATATTAATATGGATCTGTCTTATGATAGAAAGAATCAGAACATAGTTAGAGAATTGAAAGATAAGGGATATAATCTATTTGTTGATTATGGTGAATATATTAATATTAAAGCAAAGGTATTAAAATCGGAAAAAGAGTTGTTTTTAAAATATTTTAAGGAGTAA
- the lgt gene encoding prolipoprotein diacylglyceryl transferase encodes MEFNFDPVAFEIFGIEIMWYAIIICIGFILGMAVATKLAKYNNINPDTVIDILLYALPAAIVGARLYYVAFQWDDYKDNLWEILNTRNGGMAIYGGLIGAFLVGAIYLKKKKLSFFKVVDIFMPAIALGQSIGRWGNFINQEAYGVATNLPWGIIINGEKVHPTFLYESLGDFIIFLVLYKICKGNRKFEGQVFSLYLILYGILRFFVEGLRIDSLYIFNFRVSQILSLILVVVGIIIYIIKNKKINKKI; translated from the coding sequence ATGGAATTTAATTTTGATCCAGTTGCCTTTGAAATATTTGGAATTGAAATAATGTGGTATGCTATTATAATTTGCATAGGATTTATATTAGGAATGGCAGTAGCTACTAAATTAGCAAAATATAATAATATAAATCCGGATACGGTAATAGACATATTATTATATGCTCTTCCAGCAGCAATAGTTGGAGCTAGATTATATTATGTAGCTTTTCAGTGGGATGATTATAAGGATAATCTATGGGAGATACTTAATACACGTAATGGCGGTATGGCAATCTATGGTGGATTAATAGGTGCTTTTCTTGTAGGTGCTATATATTTAAAGAAGAAGAAATTAAGTTTCTTTAAAGTTGTAGATATTTTTATGCCTGCTATAGCCTTAGGTCAGAGTATAGGACGTTGGGGTAATTTTATAAATCAAGAAGCATATGGTGTAGCGACAAATCTTCCATGGGGCATAATAATAAACGGCGAAAAAGTTCATCCTACTTTTCTTTATGAATCATTAGGGGATTTTATAATATTTCTAGTATTATATAAAATATGTAAAGGAAATAGGAAGTTCGAAGGGCAAGTATTTAGTCTGTATTTAATTCTTTATGGAATATTGAGGTTTTTTGTAGAAGGATTAAGAATAGACAGTTTATACATTTTTAACTTTAGGGTTTCTCAAATACTTAGCTTAATTTTAGTAGTAGTGGGAATTATAATTTATATAATAAAAAATAAAAAAATAAATAAAAAAATTTAA
- a CDS encoding YebC/PmpR family DNA-binding transcriptional regulator has product MAGHNKWSKIKNKKGSEDARRGKVFTKLAREIIVAVKEGGSDPEYNASLKTAIEKAKAENMPNDNIDRAIKKGSGSNEQDNYEEVVYEGYGPAGVAVIVSCLTDNRNRTAPEVRHAFDKYGGNLGQTGSVMFTFERKGLLIMDQGDYDEEEVMMTAIDAGAEDFSSEDGQFEIITEMTDFSTVRDILLKEGYKFTTAELVYLPNNEIDVSNEEDIKNLVKLIDILEDNDDVQNVYHNWNIPDDLEA; this is encoded by the coding sequence ATGGCTGGACATAATAAATGGAGTAAGATTAAAAACAAAAAAGGAAGTGAAGATGCTAGAAGAGGTAAGGTATTTACTAAACTAGCAAGAGAGATAATAGTTGCAGTAAAAGAAGGTGGATCAGATCCTGAATACAATGCATCTTTAAAAACAGCAATAGAAAAAGCAAAGGCAGAAAACATGCCAAATGATAATATAGATAGAGCTATAAAAAAGGGCTCAGGTTCTAATGAGCAGGACAATTATGAAGAAGTGGTATATGAAGGTTATGGGCCGGCTGGAGTGGCAGTTATAGTAAGTTGCTTAACAGATAATAGAAATAGAACCGCTCCAGAAGTAAGGCATGCTTTTGATAAATACGGTGGTAATTTAGGCCAAACAGGTTCTGTTATGTTTACCTTTGAACGTAAGGGGCTTTTAATAATGGATCAAGGTGACTATGATGAAGAAGAAGTCATGATGACTGCTATTGATGCAGGAGCGGAAGACTTTAGTTCTGAAGATGGCCAATTTGAAATTATTACAGAAATGACAGATTTTTCTACAGTAAGAGATATTCTGTTAAAAGAAGGCTACAAATTTACTACAGCAGAATTAGTATATTTACCTAATAATGAAATAGATGTATCAAATGAAGAAGATATAAAGAATTTAGTAAAGTTAATAGATATTTTGGAAGACAATGATGATGTACAAAATGTTTATCATAATTGGAATATTCCAGATGATTTAGAGGCATAG
- a CDS encoding YigZ family protein produces MSYKTIYKEETIEIEIKKSRFIGYASPVSSEEEAMDFIEKIKKKNPGARHNCYAYIIGEKMITQRYSDDGEPSGTAGIPILEILKKKHLTDICVVVTRYFGGILLGAGGLIRAYSSACNEVTNKAVIVEKQEFSEISIEVDYNSYGRLLNYIEENEFYILDKIFETEVIIKLYIKSEVVEKFKKDILDLTSGNVKIIIDNVLLLTTKNNKLYIEG; encoded by the coding sequence ATGAGTTATAAAACTATATATAAAGAGGAAACTATAGAAATAGAAATTAAAAAATCAAGATTTATAGGATATGCTTCGCCTGTTAGTAGTGAAGAGGAAGCAATGGATTTTATTGAAAAGATTAAAAAGAAAAATCCAGGAGCAAGACATAATTGTTATGCATATATTATAGGTGAGAAAATGATTACTCAGCGCTACTCAGATGACGGTGAACCTAGTGGTACAGCGGGTATTCCTATACTAGAAATATTAAAGAAAAAGCACTTAACAGATATTTGTGTTGTAGTCACAAGATATTTTGGAGGAATATTATTGGGAGCCGGAGGATTAATTAGGGCCTATTCCTCTGCTTGTAATGAAGTTACAAACAAAGCGGTAATAGTTGAAAAACAAGAATTTTCTGAAATTAGTATAGAAGTGGATTATAATAGCTACGGCAGACTTTTAAACTATATAGAAGAAAACGAATTTTATATATTGGATAAAATTTTTGAAACTGAGGTTATTATAAAGCTTTATATAAAATCGGAAGTCGTTGAAAAATTTAAAAAAGATATTTTAGATTTGACAAGTGGCAATGTAAAAATAATAATAGATAATGTATTATTATTAACTACAAAAAATAATAAATTATATATTGAGGGATAA